CAATTGGAGCCCGAGATCTTCTAGTCTCTGGTTTATCCCAAGGCAGCTTAGCAGTCTAGCTACCTCTTCCTCGGCGCTGCTACAGCCGATTAACCAGTCTTCACTAGCCTGCATATCGTAAAGCCCTCCGTAGCGTTACGGTGGGGGAAGAAGCGCCTACACTTGGCAACAGAGGGGTCAAGGTCTAAGTCCAGGTATTTCGTTATTCCCGGGCTTCCAGCTGTGTAGCCTGGCTCCTCCACCTCGAAGTCGCCCCGGTTCTCGAGGAGCGTCGATACTACATACTCGTTCTCCTCGACAGATATACTACAAGTAGCGTAGACCATTGCCCCGCCGGGGGCTAGTGCGTCTAGTGCGGCATCGAGCAGTTCCAGTTGCAGCTCTACCCTGGAGAGTATGTCGTTGAAGCTGCGGGGCCAGCGTCCACGCTTGAAGGGTAGAAGGCCTTCTCCGCTGCACGGCGCGTCTAGCAGTATTGCGTCGAAGGTACCTAGCTTGGGGAGCCACCGTGCATCCATGTGTAGCGCTGTCACGTTGAATACTGCGAGGCGGCTCATATTGTTCTTGAGCGCTAGCAGCTTCCTACGGTTGATATCAGTAGCTATTATCGTTGTTGCCGTGTTGTGTTGCGCTATCTGGCTAGTCTTCACGCCAGCCCCCGCACACATATCGGCTATCCTCTTTGCGCCTTCGGGTGCGAGAGCGGGCACGACCATCATCGAGGCTGGGCCCTGGACTGTGTAGAGCCCCTGCATGTACTCGTGTAGAGCTCCTATGGGATAGGGGGTCTCCTCGACTACTAGCCCGTACCATATGTAGGGGTGGCTCCGGGTCTTGACGCCCTTCTCCTCTAGCCGTTCTGCTAGCTCCTCGACACTAGTGAGCAATGTGTTGACGCGTATAGTCTTCATTATGGAGTCCTCGTTTGTCTCTAGGAGTTTCTCAGCCTCACTGCCCAGGAGCGCGAGATAGCGTAGAGCCTGGTGTACATGTATGAAGACGTATTTCGAGGCTAGCTGCTCTGCTCTAGCTGCTAGTTCCTCGTCCTGCTCTAGGCTAGCGAGCCGTTCCCTCAGCGTCTCTACCGCACTGCGATAGACTGTTTTCCTCCCAGACAGCTGAGGCACACCCCCAGAAGCCTAGGAAGGTTAGACACGACACCCGCTATTGTGCCCCGAGGAGAGCTGCTAAACCTGGGGGTAGAGGGTTAGCATGAGCCGCGGTGTTTTCGTGGGGCGTTTCCAGCCACCACACTGGGGCCATATAGAGGTTATAAAGTGGTGCCTAGACCGCGTCGACGAGCTGATAATAGTTGTAGGCTCTGCCCAGGAGAGCCACACGCTGAAAAACCCTTTCACAGCAGGCGAGCGGATAGAGATGCTCCTGCTTGGCCTCCGCGACGCAGCCGTAGACACCTCACGGGTCATGATAGTACCGGTGCCCGATATCGCCATGAACCATGTATGGCCCCGGTATCTCGAGATGCTGCTCCCACGCTTCCACGTAGTCTTCTCCCGGAACCCGCTCGTGACAAGACTCTTCACCGAGTACGGCTACCGGGTGGAGAGTCCACCGGCCTTCAGCCGGGGCGAGTACAGTGCAACCCGGATACGCAGCCTCATGCTTCGCGGCGACGAGTCCTGGAAGAGGCTGGTACCACCAAGCGTCGCTCGATTCATTGAAGAGATTAAAGGCGTTGAACGACTCGTCACCATCTCCGGGAGGGACTAGAGAGCCTTGGAGCCACTAGTCATAGACGGAAGCTTCGGCGAAGGCGGCGGCCAGATACTACGAACCACGCTAGCCCTCTCAGCCCTACTCGGCCGCCCTGTAAGGATAGTGAATATCCGCGCTAAGAGGCCGAGGCCAGGGCTCCAGCGCCAGCACCTCACCTCAGTGAAGGCCGTAGCAGAGATAGCTGGCGCGCGGGTCGAAGGCCTCAGGCTCGGCTCTACCGAGATAACGTTCTGGCCGGGTAGGCTGCAGAGTGGCCGCTTCCGCTTCGACATAGGCACTGCTGGCAGCATAACCCTAGTACTGCAGGCAGTGCTACCCATCCTAGTCTACGCACCCGGAAGGGTCGAACTCGAGGTAAGGGGTGGAACAGACGTACCTTGGAGCCCGCCCATAGACTATGTACGCTTCGTACTCTCTAGGCTCCTCGAGCGTATGGGCTACGTGTTCCGCGTCACGCTGAGGAGGCGTGGCCACTACCCCCGCGGCGGCGGGATAGTGATCGTAGAGGTGCCCCAGCCCCCGAAGCGCCTCGAAGCTGTAAGGCTCAGCAATGCCGGCGACATCAAGGCGTTCGAGGGGCTTAGCCATGCAGTCCGGCTTCCACGCCACGTAGCTGAGAGGCAGGCAAGAGCCGCCCAGGAGCTCATCACCGCCAGGTACCCGGGGCTACCGGTCGACATAGAGCTGGAATGGTACGAGCCTGGCCGGGATCCCCACCTAGGCCCCGGCAGCGGCATAGTTGTATGGGCTCACACCGGGAACAGTATTCTAGGCGGTGACTCGATAGGAGCGAAGGGCAAGCCTGCAGAGAAGGTTGGGCGCGAGGCCGCAGAGAAGCTCCTCGAGGATTTGTCCGCCGGGAAAGCGCTGGACCGACACGCCTCCGACATGCTGATACCGTATGCTGCACTTGCCTGCGGCGAGTCGATATTGGGCGGAGCAAAGCTGACCATGCATGCATGGACAAACGTAGAACTCGTCAAGAGGATCCTGCCCGAGGCTCGGCTAGAGTTCATCGAGGGCGGCGAAATAGGGAAGCCCTTCACCCTAAGAGTTGAGGGGGTATGCTACCAGGCGTAGAGAGGGCTCAGCTCGCGAATATCCAAGGTGTCTTTCTCCGTAGACACTCGTAGACCGCGCCGAGCAGCTTGTCCACGCCATCGCCTTTTAGTGCAGATATTAACAGCGGCTTCTCCGCGCATAGGTTCTCTCTACCGGCATTCTGGAGGATAGAGTTTACAGCGTCAATTGCTCGCCAGATTGACTCCTCCGGAGCTATGTCTACCTTGTTTACCGCTACTAGGAGGCCTGCTCCACGCTGCGCTATTATTTCCGAGTATATGTCTTGGAGTAGCCGCATTTGGTGCTCAATATCCTGCACCATCTCGGGCGAGGGATCCACGAGGAACACAACAATATCTGGGAGCGACTGGAGAGCTGCAAACGCTTTACGTTCTATCTCGTTATGCTGCTCTATAGGCCTCTCAAGTATACCAGGCGTATCCACCATGTAGAATGCTATGTCTCTAACCTTCGCCTTACCAACTATAACGGTCTTGGTGGTGAACGGGTACGACGCCACCTCCGGCTCGGCTGTAGACACCCTCCGCACGAGCGTGGACTTGCCCGTACTAGGTATACCTGCTACAACTACTATCGGGAGCCCCTCGGACACTATATGCGTCTGTAGCAGCTCTCTCCGGACGCGATCGAGGAGTTCGAGTCGTTTGCGGAGCCGCCGCACCACGGACAATATACATCCACTACCTTCCTTGCGCAGCCTAGCCGCTTCACGTGCATCAGCTGCTGACACTATTAAGAGCCGGTACTGGTTCCAGAACTCCCTTATCAGGCGGAGGGATCTACGTACAGCACGGAGTGCCTCGTCGTACTCGTCTCCCACGAATCCGAGTACGAGCGCGCGGTGGAACTCGCTCATCTCACGGGTCGAAGGTAATCGAGCTACACGCAAGAGTCTAGAGTAGGAGACGTTGAACACCACTTCTAGCCTCTTCAGCTCGAACTCGATTCTACCAGGTAGGCCTCGACGGCGCGGCTTGACTCGTCGATAGCGCTCTCCTACAACACGGATTATCTCCTCAGAGCTGTATACATGTGTCTCCCTGAGTTTCTTAACCGTCTCAGCGAGCTTTAGCATCTCTTTGTGCCGCTTAAGCCATGGCAGTTCCTCATGTTGCGCTGTCATACCATCCCCATACTTCAAGCAACTCCTACTCCCCCTTATCAAGAGCGCCTCCTACAGCCAGCACCAAAGACCATGAAGTAGACGTACAAGTCGACGCAACAATAACCACTATCACAAGATAGGAGGACACAAGCACTAAGTCGACTCTAAAAACGTTCATGAACTGGTACGGTTTGTTAACGAAGGATTGGGGTCACTCTAGCTTGGGTAGGTAACTTAAGTCTATCTTCTCGGGTTCAGCGTCACGTAGCTTGCCTTCTAGGTAGTCCTGATAGCCCTTGAGATCCAGCAGGCCATGACCACTGAGGTTGAACAGTATCGTGATTTTCTCGTTGCGCTTCTTTGCCTCCAGGGCAGCATCTATCGCAGCCTTCACTGCATGGGCGCTTTCCGGCGCCGGTATAATGCCCTCTGTACGAGCAAAGAATGTTGCTGCCTCGAATATCTCGGTCTGCCGGTAGGCTACCGGCTCCACGATGCCATTATTCACTAGGATGCTTAGTGTTGGAGCGACGCCGTGGTAGCGGAGACCACCAGCGTGTATCGGTGGCGGTACGAATCTGTGACCTATCGTATGCATCTTGAGTAGAGGCGTCATCCCCGCCGTATCGCCGAAGTCGTAGCGGTACTCGCCCCGCGTCATGCTGGGCGCTGCGCGGGGCTCTACTGCTATGAACCGCGTCTCGCTCTTACCGCGTAGCCGGTCGTATATGAATGGATAGGCTAGGCCTGCGTAGTTACTGCCACCACCAACAGCGCCTATAACCACGTCGGGATACTCACCGAGCGCTTCGAGCTGCCGCTTGGCCTCCAAGCCGATTATCGTCTGGTGCAGCAGCACGTGGTTCAACACACTGCCTAGGCTGTATTTGGTGTCCGGGTTCTTTAGAGCATCCTCTATAGCCTCGCTTATCGCTATACCGAGGCTGCCAGGGTTGTCCGGGTCCTGTTCGAGTATCCTCCTCCCCGCTTCAGTGTAGGGGCTAGGACTCGGCACCACTTCTGCCCCATAGGTCTGCATTAC
The window above is part of the Pyrodictium delaneyi genome. Proteins encoded here:
- a CDS encoding RsmB/NOP family class I SAM-dependent RNA methyltransferase, which gives rise to MPQLSGRKTVYRSAVETLRERLASLEQDEELAARAEQLASKYVFIHVHQALRYLALLGSEAEKLLETNEDSIMKTIRVNTLLTSVEELAERLEEKGVKTRSHPYIWYGLVVEETPYPIGALHEYMQGLYTVQGPASMMVVPALAPEGAKRIADMCAGAGVKTSQIAQHNTATTIIATDINRRKLLALKNNMSRLAVFNVTALHMDARWLPKLGTFDAILLDAPCSGEGLLPFKRGRWPRSFNDILSRVELQLELLDAALDALAPGGAMVYATCSISVEENEYVVSTLLENRGDFEVEEPGYTAGSPGITKYLDLDLDPSVAKCRRFFPHRNATEGFTICRLVKTG
- a CDS encoding nicotinamide-nucleotide adenylyltransferase translates to MSRGVFVGRFQPPHWGHIEVIKWCLDRVDELIIVVGSAQESHTLKNPFTAGERIEMLLLGLRDAAVDTSRVMIVPVPDIAMNHVWPRYLEMLLPRFHVVFSRNPLVTRLFTEYGYRVESPPAFSRGEYSATRIRSLMLRGDESWKRLVPPSVARFIEEIKGVERLVTISGRD
- the rtcA gene encoding RNA 3'-terminal phosphate cyclase — encoded protein: MEPLVIDGSFGEGGGQILRTTLALSALLGRPVRIVNIRAKRPRPGLQRQHLTSVKAVAEIAGARVEGLRLGSTEITFWPGRLQSGRFRFDIGTAGSITLVLQAVLPILVYAPGRVELEVRGGTDVPWSPPIDYVRFVLSRLLERMGYVFRVTLRRRGHYPRGGGIVIVEVPQPPKRLEAVRLSNAGDIKAFEGLSHAVRLPRHVAERQARAAQELITARYPGLPVDIELEWYEPGRDPHLGPGSGIVVWAHTGNSILGGDSIGAKGKPAEKVGREAAEKLLEDLSAGKALDRHASDMLIPYAALACGESILGGAKLTMHAWTNVELVKRILPEARLEFIEGGEIGKPFTLRVEGVCYQA
- a CDS encoding NOG1 family protein — its product is MTAQHEELPWLKRHKEMLKLAETVKKLRETHVYSSEEIIRVVGERYRRVKPRRRGLPGRIEFELKRLEVVFNVSYSRLLRVARLPSTREMSEFHRALVLGFVGDEYDEALRAVRRSLRLIREFWNQYRLLIVSAADAREAARLRKEGSGCILSVVRRLRKRLELLDRVRRELLQTHIVSEGLPIVVVAGIPSTGKSTLVRRVSTAEPEVASYPFTTKTVIVGKAKVRDIAFYMVDTPGILERPIEQHNEIERKAFAALQSLPDIVVFLVDPSPEMVQDIEHQMRLLQDIYSEIIAQRGAGLLVAVNKVDIAPEESIWRAIDAVNSILQNAGRENLCAEKPLLISALKGDGVDKLLGAVYECLRRKTPWIFAS
- a CDS encoding TrpB-like pyridoxal phosphate-dependent enzyme, whose product is MVIQGLRAPQTEDILPDKWYNILPDLPEPLPPPRNPDGSIVSPKELEAIFPRSLVEQEISTERWIEIPEELRTIYLELGRPTPLLRARRLEEALGTPAKIYFKYEGVLPTGSHKINTALAQAYYNKLEGTKRLTTETGAGQWGSALALAGAMFGLKVRVYMVRVSYEQKPYRRIVMQTYGAEVVPSPSPYTEAGRRILEQDPDNPGSLGIAISEAIEDALKNPDTKYSLGSVLNHVLLHQTIIGLEAKRQLEALGEYPDVVIGAVGGGSNYAGLAYPFIYDRLRGKSETRFIAVEPRAAPSMTRGEYRYDFGDTAGMTPLLKMHTIGHRFVPPPIHAGGLRYHGVAPTLSILVNNGIVEPVAYRQTEIFEAATFFARTEGIIPAPESAHAVKAAIDAALEAKKRNEKITILFNLSGHGLLDLKGYQDYLEGKLRDAEPEKIDLSYLPKLE